The genomic region GCGCAGGTCACCGCGGTGCCGAACTACGTGACGATCTCCGCGCTGGGCTTCGCCGACACCCGCGTCGGCCTGGTGCTGCCGTTCATGACCCACGCCGGCATGATCTTCATGCTCCGCCAGTACATGACCACCATTCCCGCGTCGGTCCTCGACGCCGCGCGGATGGACGGCCTGGGCACCTGGCGGACGCTACGCTCGATCATCGTGCCGCTCGCGGCGCCGGCGATCGCCTCGGTGTCCGTGTTCAGCTTTCTGCTCTCCTACAACGAGTACCTGTGGCCGCTGCTGGTCGCCCGGTCGCCCGGCATCGCCACCCCGCCGCTCGCCCTTGCCCGCCTGCTGACGGACTCCTCGTCGATCATCCCCGACTTCGCCGAGCTCGCCGCTGCGGCGCTGGTCATCAGCCTGCCGTCGCTGGCCGTCTTCGTCGTCGCCCAACGCCGTCTCGCCGCCGGGATCACCGGCACGGGCGCCGGTGCCTGAGAGGAACAACGCGTGATCCGCATCCGCCGCTTGCTGCCCCTGACCGTGGCGGTCACCATGCTCACGTTGACGGCGTGCGGCGGAGGCGGTGACTCCGGCCCGGCGAACCCGGCGGAAAGCCTGCGTCCCACCGCGCGTTCCGCCGCCGCGGGCGTCGACAACGTGGCCGGCGCGACGGCGTCCCCGGAATGCGCCGCCAAGGTGAAGACCCTGCGGATGGCCGCGGTCGGCACCCTCAACGACGTGGCGAAGTCCGGCAAGGCGTACATGGAGAAGGCCCATCCCGGCCTCACCGTGGACCTGAACACCACCGCCCCCGACTACACCGCGCTCGTCCAGCAGATCAGCGCCGACCGGTCGGCAGGCCGCTCCGTCGACGTCGCGGTCGCCGGCTTCGACCTGCTGCCGGTCTTCGCCCGCGAGCTCGGCGCCCAGGAGCTCTCCCCGCGGCTGCTGCGCGCCTCCTACGACCAGCGCCTGCTCGGCCTCGGCACCGTCGGCGGCAAGCAGATCGGGATCCCGCAGCAGGTCTCCTCGCTCGCCCTGGTCTACAACCTCGACGTTCTGACCAAGGCCGGCGTCGACCCCGCCACCCTCACCACCACCGCCGGCGTGCTCGCCGCCGCGGACAAGATCAAGGCATCCGGACAGAACGTGCAGCCGATCGACCTGCCGACCGGCCAGCAGTTCGGGCAGTGGATCCTCAACACGCTGGCCAGCTCCAAGGGCACCCCGATCCAGGACGCCTCGGGCCGCCCGGCGCTGACCACCCCGGCGGCGCAGGAGGCCGCGGAGTTCCTGGCGAAGGTCGGCACCTACGGCCCGCAGTCCACCGACCCGACCCAGCAGGGGCTGCTGCGCTTCGGCATCCGCAAGCAGACCGCGATGACGGCGGTCACGGTCGCCTCGCTCGCCGGCGGGCTGAAGTTCATCGCCGGGCAGGGAGCGAAGGGATTCCGGGCCGGCGCCATCCCGTTCCCGACCCTGCCCGGCGGCACCCAGCATCCCGTCGCCGGCGGGAACGCGCTGACCGTCCTGGCCACGGACCGCTGCCAGCGGGAGATGGCGACCGAGCTGGTCGTCTCCCTGCTGTCCCCGGACGTCGTGGTCGCGAGCACGGAGGCGCTCAGCTACATCCCGGTGGACACCCAGGCCGCCAGTCAGCTCGGTGCGTTCTACGACACCTACCCGCAGCTGAAGCCCTTCCTCGCGCTCACCGGTTCGCTGGTCAAGGCGCCCGCGTGGGGCGGGGCCCGCGGCGGCGAGCTGCCGACCGCGCTGTCTGACCAGGTGCTGCGCATCGTCAGGGGCGAGGACCCGGCGAAGACGTTGGCCGCGGCGCAGGCCGAGGCCGTGGAGCTGACCCGGTGAGCGCCCCGGCCCCCGCCAGGCCCGATCTCCCGCTCGGGATGGTCACCGGCGTGCCGATCGAATTCGACCGGATCGGCCGCTCGTTCGGCTCCGTGCACGCGCTGCACGAGGTCTCGCTCACGGTCGCGGCCGGGGAGATCGTCGCGCTGCTCGGGCCGTCGGGCTCGGGAAAGTCGACGCTGCTGCGGATCTGCGCCGGGCTGGACGAGCCGACCACCGGCGACGTGCGCTTCGACGGGACCAGCCAGCTCGGCCTCCCGCCGCACCGCCGGGACGTCTCCATGGTGTTCCAGCACTTCGCGCTCTACCCGCACAAGTCCGCGCTGGACAACCTGACGCTCGCCCTGCGCCACGGCCGCGGCCTGCCGAAGGCTGCCGCCGTCGCAAGGGCCCGGGAGACGCTCGCCATGCTCGGCATCGCCGAGCTGGCCGGCCGCCGTCCCCCGCAGATGTCCGGCGGCCAGCGCCAGCGGGTCGCGATCGGGCGGGCCCTGGCGACCCGAGCGCGCGTCATCCTCCTCGACGAGCCCATGTCCGGCCTCGACGCCCAGCTCCGGGTCGAACTACGGGTCGAGATCGTCGGCCTGCTGCGCAGCCTGGGCACCACCGCGCTGTTCGTCACCCATGACCAGGCCGAGGCGATGGCCGTGGGGGATCGCGTCGCCGTCCTCGGCGAGGGCCGCCTGCAGCAGATCGGCACCCCCGACGAGATCTACGACCGGCCCGCCACCCGCTTCGTGGCCGCCTTCGTCGGCAGCCCGCCGATGAACGTCTGGGACGGCCACTGGCACGACGGCCGCCTGCGCGCCGACGGCTTCGACGTGCCGGCGCCCGCGGGCGCGGCGGCCTTCGGCGTCCGGCCCGAGCACCTCACCCTGGACCTCGGCGCCCTGGACGTCGACAGCCCGGGGGCGGGCACCCCGGGCGTCGGCACCCCGGGCGTCGGCACCCCGGGCGTCGGCACCCCAGGCGTCGGCACCCCAGGCGTGGGCGGCCTGGACGGCGGCAGCCTGGACGTCGGCGTTCCCGAGCAGCCCGGCAGCCTGCGCGGGGTGGGCGGCTCCGAGCAGCTGCGACTGTCGGGCGAGGTCGTCGTCTCCGAGCGGCTGGGGGCGGAGCGGACCGTCCACGTCCGCACGCGCGCCGGCGTGCTCGCCGTCCGCGTGAACGCCGCCCTCGCCCTGACCCCCGGTGCCTTCGTGGTGCTCCGGGCTCCGACGTCGGCACTCACCTACTTCGCGCCCGACGGCGACCGCCTCGACCATCCCTGACCGCTGCTGCCGGGACTGGCGCTGCGATCACTCCCGTGACCACGGACGCCTGAGCCCGCGGCGTGCCGGAAGGACCTCGATCTCCACCGATGGTCACGACGCAGCAGCAGGGCCGCCGTCGTGCCGAGGGGTGGGCACGGTTTCCGGGCCGGGAACCGTGCCAGGCCTCGGCACGATCCTCGTTCGCCGCCGCGGTGATGACTGTCGGTTGTTGCCCGGCCGAGACCGAGGCCGGGACGCGGACGTGACCATGGACGATCCGTCGTGCCCGCGCTGGGCGGTGCGGTCCGCGACGTGGACTGCGAGAGCCTGACGGCGTTTCCACGGGAACGAAGGACATCTCGACCTGGAATCGTCGTCGTCGGCTAATTGTATTGCGGTTGATGCGGATTCTGGTCACGGGTCGCGTCGTTTCTCAAAATGGGTGACGGCGCGCCGCTCACTGTGCTTTGCTGTCTGTCAAACGCCCATCGCGCACATGGTGTCCGACCGAGTCCTGGTCCTCGGATTCCGTCGGGTAAAACGAGGATAGGCGCATGTGACCAGGATGCGTCGAAGATGGCATCCGTGCCCGTATTGACCGGATGGGGCCCCAGGTCGCGGCCGCATGGCCGCAATGTTGGAGAACTGGACATGACGCCCGGATGTCCGGGCAGTCCCCGGCGACATCCGTGCAATCAAGGCCCCCAGTGGTCCGGCCGTGACCTCTGTGCACGCATCGCACCGGGGTCATCACTATGGACACCAGGATGTCGCGACATAGCGTCAGTGGGCGCTCACAGATTTGACCCAGGAGTTCCGACTCGAGGAGATCGTCGATGCTGACGGATAACGCGCACGCCTGCACACATCCGCTCGCATTCGTCCGCGCGCAGCGTGGTTGGTCCTATCAGCGACTGGCCCGTGTGGTGGCCCGTCGCGCCCGTGACCTCGGGGTGGCGAACATGGCGGCCGAGCGCCAGAAGGTCTGGCGCTGGGAGCACCGCGGCGTCGTCCCGGACCGGGTCTCCCAGCTCGCCCTCGCCGCCGAACTCGGCGTCCCGAACGACCGGCTGGAGTCGCATCCGTGGCCGGCCTGGCTGCCGACCGGTGACGCCGTGCGCACCGAGTACCCGTGGACGCCGGCCGGCGGCATCACGGCGATCATGGACGTCGTCGAGGACGCCCTCTCCGACCGGCGCGGTTTCCTCACCATCACCGGGGTCGGCGTCGCGGAGCTCGCGACGCAGTGGCTCGGCCTGGAGCCCAGCCGGCTGTCCGCCGCGCTGAACGGCGGACGAGTCGACGATCAGATCGTGAACCGGATCGAACACAACATCCCCGGCCTGCGGGTGATGGACGAGCGCCTCGGTGGCGAGAGCGTCCGCCGCCTGGTCGACGCCGAGCTCGGGGTGGTGGCGGACCTGCTGGTTCGCGGGTCCTACACCGAGCAGGTCGGCCGTCACCTGCACGTGGTCGCGGCCGAGCTCGCCCGGTTCGCCGGCTGGGTCTCCTTCGACGCCGGCTTCCAGACCGCCGCCCAACGCTACTGGATCACCGCGCTGCACTCCGCGCACGCCGGTGGTGACCGGATGCTCGGCGCGAACGTGCTGAAGAACATGTCGCTGCAGTGCGTCGACTTCGCCCGTCCGCGGGAGGCGGTGGATCTCGCGGAGGCCGCCGTGACCAGCATCGGGGGCGCCAGCGGCCGGGTCGGCGCCATGCTGCACATGCGGCGCGCCCGCGCCCACGCCGCGCTCGGCGAGGCCGGCGCGTGCGCGGAGGCACTGGCCCGTTCGGAGGAGGCGATGGACGCCGCCCGGCCCGAGGACCCGGCCTGGGCCGACTACTTCGACGACGGCGAGTACCACGCCCAGATCGGCAGTTGCTACATCGATCTCGGTCATCTCGCGCAGGCCGACCGGTGGCTGGAGAGATCCCTGACGATGCTGCCGACCTCGCGGGCCCGGGACCGGGCGACCTACCTGCTGCGCCGGGCCGCCCTGCAGATCGACCTGGGCAACGTCGAGCACGGCTGCGCGCTGACCCGGGAGGCGATGCCGATGCTGGAGGCGACGCGCTCCAAGCGCAACGCCCGCCGGGCCGACGAGCTGCGGCGCCGGTTGCGCCGGCACAGCTCCGACCCGGAGGCGCGCGAACTCGACCAGGTCCTTTCGCGCACCGCCTGAGCGCAGGTCAGGGCCGGGACCGTCAGGGGGAGCGCAGCAGCCGGCCCGCCGGGCGCTTCGGCGCGGCCGCCGCGCTGGCGTCGTCGTCGTCCGGGTCGATCGCGGCGGCGACGGGGGCGCCGTCGGGGTCGGTGACGACGAGGGCGGCGCCCGCGGGCACCGAACGCTTCACGATCGCCAGGGCGATGGGGCCGAGCTCCTCGTGCATCTCGGAGGTGCCGACGAAACCGACCTCGCGCCCGTCGGCCGTCACCGCCGAACCCGGGGCGGCCACGGTGCCGTCGAGGTGGAGCAGGACGAGCCGGCGCGGCGGACGGCCCAGGTTGTGCACCCGGGCCACCGTCTCCTGGCCGCGGTAGCAGCCCTTGTCCAGATGCACCGCGTCGGCGAGCCAGCCCACCTCGTGCGGGATCGTGCGATGGTCGGTCTCCCGGCCCAGCCGCGGCCGGCGGGCGGCGATCCGCAGGGCGTCGAAGGCGGACAGGCCGGCGGGCACCGCGCCGGCAGCGAGCAGCCGTTGGGCCGTCGCCGCGAGCGTCGCCCGGTCGACGAGCAGATCGACGCCGTATGCCATCCGGCGGACCAGCGTGCCGTCCGCCGCTCGGGCCACCGGGTAGGGGCCGGTGACCGGCGCGCCGGTGGGCTCGAGGGCCAGCGGTTCGGGCAGGTCCAGATCGGCACCGCCGAGGGCCGCGGCGACGGTGGGCACCGCGGCCGGTCCGACCACGCTGAGCACCGCCGTCCGCGCGCTGACGTCCGCCGGCTCCACCCGGAGCAGGAAGCGCATCGACTCCAGGTAACGCAGCAGCCCGGCGGCCGTGCCGGGCTCCACGTCCACCCAGGTGGCCGTGCCGTCGTCGGCGAGGACGAGATGGTGCTCGACGTGGCCCTGCGGGGACAGCACCAGCGCCTCGCTGCCGCGCAGCGCGCCCAGCCCGGACAGGTGCTGGGAGGTGATGCTGTGCAGCCAGGAAAGCCGGTCCGGGCCGCCGATGCGCACCACCTCGCGGTGCGACCGGTCGACGAGGGCGGCGCCGTCGCGCAGCGCGCGCTGCTCGCGCAGCGGATCGCCGTAGTGGGCGGCGACGGTCGCGTCGTCGCCGGCCGCCGGCACCGCGCCGGGCAGGTCGAGCAGCGGGGATCGGGTGGCTGTGGTGCTCGGGGTGGACCCAGAGGTCATACCGTCGAGTCTAGGTCCCCCCTCGGGGCCCGGGGCCGCCCTCACGGCCCGGCTGGGCCGACGCGATCGCCGCCGAAGCACGGCGGCCGGCGGCGGCTTGCCGTGTTCCCGAACGGAGTGTCGCGAGCATCCCATCGACGCGTCCAAAAAAGCCGTTGCGAGGTGGCCGCCCGGCCGCGTAGCGTCTGCGGTACACGAGAAGGGAGGTGGTCCAAACTTTGTATGCTCATAGGACTCGTGAGGTGACTGTCCGCTAGCCGGTCTCGTGGTCCTCACCTCTAGCCGGGTGGCCCCACGGGCACCGGCACCGGCGAGTACCAGGCAGATCACCCGACCCCCGGGCGCCGTCGACAAGTCCCGACGGCCCGCCACCGCTTCCAGCGGCGGCGGAGCGCCCGGGGGTCGCTTCATGTCTGGCCCCAGGAGACCTCGCCGCAGCCGACCCGCTGCCAACGACCTGTCGCAGTGGACCCGCCGCCCGCCGCGGCCCCGCTGCTCGACCCGGGCGGCGGCGTCCGACCTGGGGCCCGGCCCCTTCGGTGGGTCTGGCGCATCCGCCGAACCCGGCTGCGACCGGCGGCGATCCGGCGGGTCGGCGGTGGGAACCGGCAATGCTGGCCGAGGGCCCGGGCGAACAGGCAGGATCTCGGGTATGACGACCCTCGTCCTGCTCCGCCACGGTGAGAGCAACTGGAACCGCGAGAACCTGTTCACCGGCTGGGTGGACGTCGACCTGTCCGAGAAGGGCCTGAAGGAGGCCACCCGCGGCGGTGAGCTGCTGGCCGAGGCCGGTGTCCTGCCCGACGTGGTGCACACGTCCCTGCTGACCAGGGCGATCCGCACCGCCTGGCTGGCGCTGGACGCCGCCGGGCGGACCTGGGTACCGGTCCGCCGGAGCTGGCGGCTGAACGAACGGCACTACGGCGGCCTGCAGGGTCTGAACAAGGCCGAGACGCTGGAGAAGTTCGGCGAGGAGCAGTTCCAGCTCTGGCGGCGCTCCTACGACACGCCGCCGCCGGAGATCGGTCCGGAGCAGGTCAGCGGGGTGGACGAGCGCTACGCCGATCTCGCCCCCGACCTCATCCCGCGCACCGAGTGCCTCGCCGACGTCGTCGCCCGCATGCTGCCCTACTGGTACGACGCGATCGTGCCGGA from Frankia alni ACN14a harbors:
- a CDS encoding extracellular solute-binding protein — encoded protein: MIRIRRLLPLTVAVTMLTLTACGGGGDSGPANPAESLRPTARSAAAGVDNVAGATASPECAAKVKTLRMAAVGTLNDVAKSGKAYMEKAHPGLTVDLNTTAPDYTALVQQISADRSAGRSVDVAVAGFDLLPVFARELGAQELSPRLLRASYDQRLLGLGTVGGKQIGIPQQVSSLALVYNLDVLTKAGVDPATLTTTAGVLAAADKIKASGQNVQPIDLPTGQQFGQWILNTLASSKGTPIQDASGRPALTTPAAQEAAEFLAKVGTYGPQSTDPTQQGLLRFGIRKQTAMTAVTVASLAGGLKFIAGQGAKGFRAGAIPFPTLPGGTQHPVAGGNALTVLATDRCQREMATELVVSLLSPDVVVASTEALSYIPVDTQAASQLGAFYDTYPQLKPFLALTGSLVKAPAWGGARGGELPTALSDQVLRIVRGEDPAKTLAAAQAEAVELTR
- a CDS encoding ABC transporter ATP-binding protein; its protein translation is MSAPAPARPDLPLGMVTGVPIEFDRIGRSFGSVHALHEVSLTVAAGEIVALLGPSGSGKSTLLRICAGLDEPTTGDVRFDGTSQLGLPPHRRDVSMVFQHFALYPHKSALDNLTLALRHGRGLPKAAAVARARETLAMLGIAELAGRRPPQMSGGQRQRVAIGRALATRARVILLDEPMSGLDAQLRVELRVEIVGLLRSLGTTALFVTHDQAEAMAVGDRVAVLGEGRLQQIGTPDEIYDRPATRFVAAFVGSPPMNVWDGHWHDGRLRADGFDVPAPAGAAAFGVRPEHLTLDLGALDVDSPGAGTPGVGTPGVGTPGVGTPGVGTPGVGGLDGGSLDVGVPEQPGSLRGVGGSEQLRLSGEVVVSERLGAERTVHVRTRAGVLAVRVNAALALTPGAFVVLRAPTSALTYFAPDGDRLDHP
- a CDS encoding transcriptional regulator, with protein sequence MLTDNAHACTHPLAFVRAQRGWSYQRLARVVARRARDLGVANMAAERQKVWRWEHRGVVPDRVSQLALAAELGVPNDRLESHPWPAWLPTGDAVRTEYPWTPAGGITAIMDVVEDALSDRRGFLTITGVGVAELATQWLGLEPSRLSAALNGGRVDDQIVNRIEHNIPGLRVMDERLGGESVRRLVDAELGVVADLLVRGSYTEQVGRHLHVVAAELARFAGWVSFDAGFQTAAQRYWITALHSAHAGGDRMLGANVLKNMSLQCVDFARPREAVDLAEAAVTSIGGASGRVGAMLHMRRARAHAALGEAGACAEALARSEEAMDAARPEDPAWADYFDDGEYHAQIGSCYIDLGHLAQADRWLERSLTMLPTSRARDRATYLLRRAALQIDLGNVEHGCALTREAMPMLEATRSKRNARRADELRRRLRRHSSDPEARELDQVLSRTA
- a CDS encoding phosphoglyceromutase, giving the protein MTTLVLLRHGESNWNRENLFTGWVDVDLSEKGLKEATRGGELLAEAGVLPDVVHTSLLTRAIRTAWLALDAAGRTWVPVRRSWRLNERHYGGLQGLNKAETLEKFGEEQFQLWRRSYDTPPPEIGPEQVSGVDERYADLAPDLIPRTECLADVVARMLPYWYDAIVPDLRAGRTVLVAAHGNSLRALVKHLDHISDTDIAGLNIPTGIPLRYELDDDLGVLSSGYLDPDAAASAAAAVAAQGKK
- the ygfZ gene encoding CAF17-like 4Fe-4S cluster assembly/insertion protein YgfZ, giving the protein MTSGSTPSTTATRSPLLDLPGAVPAAGDDATVAAHYGDPLREQRALRDGAALVDRSHREVVRIGGPDRLSWLHSITSQHLSGLGALRGSEALVLSPQGHVEHHLVLADDGTATWVDVEPGTAAGLLRYLESMRFLLRVEPADVSARTAVLSVVGPAAVPTVAAALGGADLDLPEPLALEPTGAPVTGPYPVARAADGTLVRRMAYGVDLLVDRATLAATAQRLLAAGAVPAGLSAFDALRIAARRPRLGRETDHRTIPHEVGWLADAVHLDKGCYRGQETVARVHNLGRPPRRLVLLHLDGTVAAPGSAVTADGREVGFVGTSEMHEELGPIALAIVKRSVPAGAALVVTDPDGAPVAAAIDPDDDDASAAAAPKRPAGRLLRSP